Proteins encoded within one genomic window of Saccharopolyspora pogona:
- a CDS encoding LysR family transcriptional regulator, whose product MDLHQLRVLRELADHGSIAGTARALSVTPSAVSQVLTALQRQFVAPLTHKRGRSVELTDAGRALANAAVSVASAMARAQVAVDEYLGDLSAIVRVSGFHSATVTFFPALAAMSNGADHPPVECVDEDVAQDAFPALTASYDIVIAHRMSHTYPWPSQRLTAVPLLREPMDVAMRADHPLAQYESVSPTELVNESWVSTHAGFSPADMLEVIAASAGQPMRVVHRINDFTTAAAMVAAHGDLLALLPRYTARPPAGSAVTLRPLAGVRAVRNVDVLARPEQTTRRAVSVVLGSLRQIADSLVESAEAHSAN is encoded by the coding sequence CGGGCGCTATCGGTCACCCCGTCTGCCGTTTCGCAGGTGCTGACGGCCTTGCAGCGCCAGTTCGTTGCGCCGCTTACGCACAAGCGTGGCCGGTCGGTCGAGCTCACTGACGCCGGTCGGGCATTGGCCAATGCCGCGGTGTCAGTGGCCTCGGCAATGGCCCGGGCCCAGGTGGCCGTCGACGAGTACCTGGGGGACTTGTCGGCAATCGTCCGGGTTTCTGGATTCCATAGCGCCACAGTCACGTTCTTTCCCGCACTGGCCGCGATGTCCAACGGGGCTGACCATCCTCCTGTGGAATGTGTCGACGAGGACGTCGCCCAGGATGCGTTTCCGGCGCTGACGGCGTCCTACGACATCGTCATCGCGCACCGGATGAGTCACACGTATCCATGGCCGTCCCAACGACTGACCGCGGTGCCCCTCCTGCGGGAGCCAATGGATGTGGCGATGCGTGCCGATCATCCCCTTGCCCAGTACGAGTCTGTTAGCCCAACGGAACTCGTCAACGAGTCATGGGTTTCCACGCATGCCGGGTTCTCGCCTGCCGACATGCTCGAAGTGATCGCAGCGTCAGCAGGCCAACCGATGCGGGTGGTGCACAGGATCAACGATTTCACGACCGCTGCGGCGATGGTCGCTGCTCACGGCGATCTGCTGGCGTTGCTCCCGCGCTACACGGCCCGCCCACCAGCCGGGTCCGCTGTGACGCTGCGGCCGCTCGCAGGGGTACGAGCAGTGCGCAACGTCGACGTCCTCGCTCGTCCTGAACAGACAACCCGGCGAGCGGTGTCGGTTGTGCTGGGTTCTCTCCGGCAGATCGCTGACTCGCTCGTGGAGTCAGCTGAGGCTCACTCGGCAAATTGA